Part of the Pirellulales bacterium genome, CTTGCTCCGGCGTCAATAATCCCAGGCAAGCGCACACATTCAGCCCATATTGTTCCTTGATTTTCGGCACGATGTATTCCACGGCTTCCATTTCGCGCTCCGTCGGTCCCCGAGCCGAAATCACCAAACAATAGGTGCTGGCGCCCCGCTCGTGACATACCCGCGCCGCATCGAGCAGCTTGCTTTCTGAAATCAGGTTGTAAACCGGAATTTCCGCCTGCGACACTTTCGATTGCGAACAGTAGCCGCAATCTTCCGGACATAACCCGCTTTTGGCGTTCATTAAGAAGTACAGCTGCACCGTGCGGCCCCAATGACGATGGCGAATTTTGTGGCAGGCCGCAATCAGATCGAGCAATTCGACATCGGGCGATTGCAGCACGGCCAGCGCTTCATCGCGGCTCAGTTGATGGCCGTCCAGAACTCGCTGAGCCAGCTCATGCCAGCGCGAAGGGGAGGAGGCCGAATGATGTTCGTTCTGCAGTTCGTTCGGAAACGTAGCAGGTTGTGGCATGGAAAAACTTCAGAATTTAATGTTTTAGAAACGGTGCTTACACCGCGCTTGCGGCTTAGCAAAGACATACTATCCGATTGACCAGTATGCCCTGAAAATGCCGCCAGCGAAAGGTGATTGCCCCTGCGCGAGACCAAAAATCGGCTTGGCAATGGCCGCCTCGTAACCGACAATAACGATATGTCGCGGCATCACTTTGTACGAGTGGGTTTAATGGGGCACGTCGGCCGGTTCACTTCCGTCGACGCCGTCGCTTATCCCCGCGCCAGCCGCGTCGTTGTCCGCACCGGCCGGGGCTTGGAAACCGGCGAAGTGCTGGGCCCGTCCGAAGAAGCGGCAACCCATGGCAATACCGACGGTTCGATTCTCCGCGGTCTGACCGTGGAAGACGAACTGCTAGTGGCCCGGCTGGAAAAGAACCGGCAGAAAGCGCTGGAGGCATGCACGGCGCGCCTTGCGCAGCGGGGCATTACAGCCACGTTATTCGACGTGGAGCATTTGTTCGACGGCCGCTCGTTGTTCTTCTATTTTTTGGGCGAAGTGACGCCGGAAATCGAAGCCATTACCGCCGAGCTGGCCGAAGTGTATGATGCCGCCGCGGAGTTTCGTAAATTTTCCGAAACGCTGACCGCCGGTTGCGGCCCCGGCTGCGGCACAGAAGAAGGCGCCGGTCATGCCAGCGGCGGTTGCACACTGTGCGCCAAAGCCTGCGCTGTCGCTGGAGCGTGTGGAACGAAACGAAAATAATCGGCTCGAATCGAAAACGGTGGGCGTGTTGCAGCCTTCATTCTCCTGCGCTGCCTAGCGACGCCAAAAATTCGCTCATTTCGCCCGCTGCGTGGGAATTGCTTTGGCGGCGCGCTTCGTCAATGCCGCGGCGGAGCGTTTCCCGCGCTTCTGCAATTCGGTTTAACTTTGCCAGCTGTTGCGCCGCCATAAAAAACGCAGGCACATAAGGTGCAGAATTGTTCTGCAACTCTCGCAAGTCGGAAAGGCTGCGATCGTGCTCGCCTTCCTTTTCCAACTCCATCGCCAGGCTATAGCGCAGAAATTGATCAGCCGGATCGAGTGCCAACATTTCTTCGATGCGACTGCGACGGGACGCGGGCATGGATTTACAAATCGCCGGTGATTTTTAAAAGTTTTCCTTGTTTGGCCGAGTCGTCATTCTTCGCTCCGTCGGCGGC contains:
- a CDS encoding PSP1 C-terminal domain-containing protein; this encodes MSRHHFVRVGLMGHVGRFTSVDAVAYPRASRVVVRTGRGLETGEVLGPSEEAATHGNTDGSILRGLTVEDELLVARLEKNRQKALEACTARLAQRGITATLFDVEHLFDGRSLFFYFLGEVTPEIEAITAELAEVYDAAAEFRKFSETLTAGCGPGCGTEEGAGHASGGCTLCAKACAVAGACGTKRK